One genomic region from Candidatus Sericytochromatia bacterium encodes:
- a CDS encoding family 1 glycosylhydrolase: protein MRVKSKSWMALLALLLATACARTPGTLGSLPGNSGSKPVQARGMSSTASLPKGFLWGVSTAGYQWEGYDKSSQWAAFDAAGKTAERNLYGADGLNRYAEDLDLTKGMGCNAFRTSLEWARLEPQEGRYDPQAIAHYHRLLDAMRARGLEPMVTLMHFSYPAWLDRYGGWESPEAPKAFARFAAFVAKEFGSQIKWYMTFNEPNIFLMGGWLTPMTPPGKVDPVAGLRAMRRMIQGHAAAYEALHANDADAQVGFNMYTAQWALGAPTAPLSAKDASDVEKFAEHEVCSDTAFLDELQKRGKTLDYAALDYYCKFYLYLPFVFPRSDTWEVYPEGLYNAIKRYHARYKLPVLVAENGLATYDLAPRKDRWTRGAYLVSHVQQVQRAAAEGIPVLGYVHWSITDNYEWGSFSPRFGLFSVDCRNQNFRRVRTEGAYAYEEVIRARGVNEAIAMRYAPPRQLDLPKPWLGGGQGLPVSIYR from the coding sequence ATGCGAGTGAAATCCAAGTCGTGGATGGCCTTGCTGGCCTTGTTGTTGGCGACCGCGTGCGCCCGGACCCCGGGGACGCTGGGAAGCCTGCCGGGCAACTCTGGCTCCAAGCCCGTGCAGGCCCGAGGCATGTCGTCGACGGCCTCTCTGCCGAAGGGCTTCCTGTGGGGCGTTTCCACCGCCGGTTACCAGTGGGAGGGGTACGACAAGTCCTCGCAGTGGGCCGCCTTCGACGCGGCCGGCAAGACCGCTGAACGCAACCTGTACGGGGCCGACGGGCTCAATCGCTACGCCGAAGACCTGGACCTCACCAAAGGAATGGGCTGCAACGCCTTTCGCACGAGCCTGGAGTGGGCGCGCCTGGAACCCCAGGAGGGCCGCTATGACCCTCAGGCGATCGCCCACTACCATCGCCTGCTCGACGCGATGCGCGCGCGCGGCCTCGAGCCGATGGTCACCTTGATGCACTTTTCCTATCCCGCCTGGCTCGACCGCTACGGCGGCTGGGAGAGCCCCGAGGCCCCCAAGGCGTTTGCTCGCTTTGCGGCGTTTGTCGCGAAGGAGTTCGGCAGCCAGATCAAATGGTACATGACCTTCAATGAGCCCAACATCTTCCTCATGGGAGGTTGGCTCACGCCGATGACCCCGCCTGGCAAGGTCGACCCCGTGGCTGGCTTGAGGGCCATGCGCCGCATGATCCAGGGTCACGCCGCTGCCTACGAGGCGCTGCATGCCAACGACGCCGATGCCCAGGTGGGCTTCAATATGTACACCGCCCAGTGGGCCCTGGGGGCTCCCACGGCGCCCCTCTCGGCCAAAGATGCCTCGGACGTCGAGAAATTCGCGGAGCACGAGGTGTGTTCCGACACGGCCTTCCTCGATGAACTGCAGAAGCGGGGCAAGACGCTCGACTACGCGGCGCTCGACTACTACTGCAAGTTTTACCTCTACCTGCCGTTCGTGTTTCCGCGTTCGGACACCTGGGAGGTTTATCCTGAGGGCCTCTACAACGCCATCAAACGCTATCATGCGCGCTACAAGCTGCCCGTCCTGGTGGCCGAGAACGGTCTGGCGACCTACGATCTGGCGCCTCGCAAGGACCGTTGGACGCGCGGTGCTTACCTGGTCTCCCACGTGCAACAGGTCCAGCGGGCGGCGGCAGAGGGGATCCCGGTGCTGGGTTACGTGCACTGGTCGATCACCGATAATTACGAGTGGGGATCGTTCTCCCCTCGCTTCGGTTTGTTCAGTGTCGATTGCCGCAACCAGAACTTCCGGCGGGTGCGCACGGAAGGCGCCTACGCCTACGAAGAGGTGATTCGCGCGCGGGGCGTGAACGAGGCGATCGCCATGCGCTACGCGCCGCCGCGGCAGCTCGACCTGCCAAAGCCCTGGTTGGGCGGGGGCCAGGGCCTGCCGGTCTCGATTTACCGATAA
- a CDS encoding aromatic acid exporter family protein — protein MIIAPRAVWGHRLLVVAKFACSGGLAAAAGARWVPGDVLSVIFIALICTRPAVSSALRDAREQVLASLLGCAVAVLVFAAIGHGPPGVALAAALVWALEARLGWGFNAFVIMLLSVAYLGYPSDAPWTERILLRETSLLLGVAVALAVNVLAAPWLGPLNLRVRLAEGMQRVQRFMETLATDLQQANPSTLGRTATLFDREYALLVELRGELADLSRDVRVAPLLPGATAASAAEVVQVAFELEQVVHHLQDATGAARSVIAGLEAASPPEDFLLLGTCVETLRAGATALAEVASGRSAQGGELARAEVRRLRELDARIAAPEEIDERLGPRLWIMLSLAAALGHILRVAQRAESWASGEAPTQVALARSQAGEQAS, from the coding sequence TTGATCATCGCCCCTCGGGCGGTCTGGGGCCACCGCCTGCTGGTGGTAGCCAAGTTCGCCTGCTCGGGCGGCCTTGCCGCAGCCGCCGGGGCGCGCTGGGTGCCGGGGGATGTCCTGTCCGTCATCTTTATCGCCCTGATCTGCACGAGGCCGGCCGTCTCCTCTGCGCTGCGAGACGCCAGGGAGCAGGTTCTGGCCAGCCTTCTGGGGTGTGCCGTGGCGGTGCTCGTCTTTGCGGCGATCGGCCACGGTCCCCCAGGCGTGGCCCTGGCCGCTGCCCTGGTCTGGGCGCTCGAGGCCCGCTTGGGCTGGGGGTTCAATGCCTTTGTGATCATGTTGCTGTCGGTGGCCTACCTGGGCTACCCCAGTGACGCCCCCTGGACGGAGCGGATCCTTCTGCGGGAAACCTCCCTGCTGCTCGGTGTGGCCGTGGCGCTGGCGGTCAACGTGCTGGCGGCTCCCTGGCTGGGCCCCCTCAACCTGCGCGTTCGCCTTGCCGAGGGCATGCAGCGCGTGCAGCGTTTCATGGAGACCCTCGCGACGGATCTGCAGCAGGCCAATCCGAGCACGCTGGGGCGGACCGCCACTCTGTTCGACCGGGAATATGCGCTGCTGGTGGAGTTGCGTGGCGAACTGGCCGACCTGAGCCGGGATGTGCGAGTGGCGCCTTTGCTGCCTGGGGCGACGGCGGCTTCCGCCGCAGAGGTCGTGCAGGTGGCCTTCGAACTCGAGCAGGTCGTGCATCACCTGCAAGACGCCACGGGCGCTGCGCGCTCCGTGATCGCGGGTTTGGAAGCCGCAAGCCCCCCCGAGGATTTCTTGCTGCTCGGAACCTGTGTGGAGACGCTGCGGGCGGGCGCGACCGCGCTGGCGGAAGTGGCGTCCGGGCGATCGGCCCAGGGCGGGGAACTGGCGCGCGCGGAGGTTCGCCGACTGCGCGAACTCGACGCGCGCATCGCGGCCCCGGAGGAGATTGATGAACGCCTCGGGCCCCGCCTGTGGATCATGCTGTCGCTGGCCGCCGCACTGGGCCATATTCTGCGTGTGGCTCAGCGTGCGGAGAGCTGGGCCAGTGGCGAAGCGCCCACTCAGGTAGCTCTGGCCCGGAGCCAGGCCGGGGAGCAGGCCTCCTGA
- the accD gene encoding acetyl-CoA carboxylase, carboxyltransferase subunit beta, which translates to MTLKDWFANRSARTEVKGATFRRDIPDGLWVKCTACEEALFTKELQSNLQVCPRCGFHFRLNARERIEQLVDEGSFETMDAHLRSTDPLAFVDTKRYSERLKDAYAKHGPEEGVITGIATIDGQRVALGVMNFYFLGGSMGSVVGEKITRLIERAGDEQLPLITVTASGGARMQEGALSLMQMAKTTAALQHFHRARKVYIAVMADPTTGGVTASFPSLADILVSEPGALIGFAGRRVIEQTIRQKPPADFQMAESLLRHGLIDMIIPRPKLKGELSRLLKLHRLVDVTSNEGAVSHG; encoded by the coding sequence ATGACCCTCAAAGACTGGTTCGCCAATCGCAGCGCCCGCACCGAAGTCAAGGGCGCCACCTTTCGCCGGGACATTCCGGACGGCCTGTGGGTCAAGTGCACCGCCTGTGAAGAGGCACTCTTCACCAAGGAACTGCAAAGCAACCTGCAGGTGTGCCCTCGCTGCGGCTTTCACTTCCGTCTGAACGCGCGGGAACGCATCGAACAGCTGGTCGATGAGGGCTCCTTCGAAACGATGGACGCCCACCTGCGCTCCACGGACCCGCTGGCCTTTGTTGATACGAAGCGTTACAGCGAGCGATTGAAAGACGCCTACGCCAAACATGGGCCCGAAGAAGGGGTCATCACGGGCATCGCCACGATCGATGGCCAGCGCGTGGCGCTCGGCGTCATGAACTTCTATTTCTTGGGCGGCTCGATGGGCTCGGTCGTGGGTGAGAAAATCACCCGCCTGATCGAGCGAGCCGGCGACGAACAACTCCCGTTAATCACCGTCACCGCCAGCGGCGGCGCCCGCATGCAAGAGGGCGCCCTGTCGCTCATGCAAATGGCCAAAACGACGGCGGCGCTGCAACACTTCCACCGGGCGCGCAAGGTCTATATTGCCGTGATGGCGGACCCCACCACCGGCGGCGTGACCGCCAGCTTCCCCTCCCTGGCCGACATTCTGGTGTCCGAACCGGGCGCCTTGATCGGATTCGCCGGGCGTCGGGTGATCGAGCAGACAATCCGCCAGAAGCCCCCCGCGGACTTCCAGATGGCCGAGTCGTTGCTGCGCCACGGTCTGATCGACATGATCATCCCGCGTCCGAAACTGAAGGGGGAACTGTCCCGGCTGCTCAAGTTACATCGGTTGGTCGACGTGACCTCGAATGAGGGGGCGGTCTCGCATGGCTAA
- a CDS encoding iron uptake porin gives MNARLRLITCLTAGLAPWFATPVLAYTPVSELKDVGSDHWAREAIVALVEKYEVMDGFSDKTFRGSRTLTRYELAAALAKVMAKVEEQIASATGNPISLDPSVNTDDLRTIARLQREFRDELEVLKGRTDSLDSRLSTVEKRARLSGEIRNEYRSYLGAMPAAQWPTDDTRVRSRLNLDAALADDVAAHSSLFWDVYGPVGAGAAFATPGRPDTPFTEAYLSRAYVSYTPGTWALHTGVMNASDVLTLGSSFKNPFTQNVWRDGLGGYGFVGTPGLALGSGDLVARLKLNGEARPANPAWWLPGTDVALQALDPNATQPLAPRGNYMAAAGTQMGPFQLGLAYYQGGLSGRDVERLNTLGYADSLPQLEGTLPGGRMLATVGGDFGVVRAQLAAKTVGLPTDAPDAANKTLTSTLDVGSEALGLSLQTVSRTAFTGNFNPSQASLTLASNDLFGTGFGLGLGLNAGSVVGTRLSNGQPFQFSGRNLMQGLAGADYASYGATLRIPGFSIFPHLTLAAQQTGGPNLERTLGSGLTLQTEIQIAQLPRIQVEYSSGKFDPGTDNGLLNNAALVSHELLAAQMLVPF, from the coding sequence TTGAACGCACGTCTTCGCTTGATCACCTGCCTGACGGCTGGCCTCGCGCCGTGGTTCGCAACGCCCGTTCTGGCGTACACGCCGGTCAGTGAGCTGAAGGACGTGGGGTCGGACCACTGGGCCCGGGAAGCCATCGTGGCCTTGGTCGAGAAATATGAAGTCATGGATGGCTTCAGCGACAAGACCTTCCGGGGCTCGCGGACCCTCACGCGCTATGAACTGGCTGCGGCCCTCGCCAAGGTGATGGCCAAGGTCGAGGAACAAATTGCCAGTGCGACGGGCAATCCGATCAGCCTCGACCCCAGCGTCAACACCGACGATCTTCGGACGATTGCGCGCCTGCAGCGGGAATTCCGGGACGAACTGGAGGTGCTCAAGGGCCGCACGGACAGCCTCGACTCGCGGCTTTCCACCGTCGAGAAGCGCGCTCGCCTCAGCGGCGAGATTCGCAACGAATACCGCTCGTATCTGGGCGCGATGCCGGCCGCCCAGTGGCCGACAGATGACACCCGCGTTCGCAGCCGGCTCAACCTGGATGCCGCCCTCGCCGACGACGTGGCGGCTCACAGCAGCCTGTTCTGGGACGTTTACGGGCCGGTGGGAGCCGGGGCTGCCTTCGCGACGCCCGGTCGCCCGGACACGCCCTTCACCGAAGCGTACCTTTCGCGCGCCTACGTGAGCTACACCCCCGGGACCTGGGCCCTGCACACGGGCGTGATGAACGCCAGCGACGTGCTGACCCTCGGCTCGAGTTTCAAGAACCCCTTCACCCAGAATGTCTGGCGCGATGGCCTGGGCGGCTATGGGTTCGTGGGTACGCCCGGCCTGGCCCTGGGCAGCGGTGACCTGGTGGCCCGGCTCAAGCTGAATGGGGAGGCCCGCCCGGCCAACCCGGCCTGGTGGCTGCCGGGCACGGATGTGGCCCTGCAGGCGCTGGACCCCAACGCCACGCAGCCACTGGCCCCTCGCGGGAATTACATGGCAGCCGCAGGCACCCAGATGGGCCCCTTCCAGCTGGGCCTGGCCTATTACCAGGGCGGACTTTCCGGACGAGACGTGGAACGCCTGAACACGCTGGGCTACGCGGACAGTCTGCCTCAACTGGAAGGCACGCTGCCTGGCGGACGGATGCTGGCCACCGTGGGAGGAGACTTCGGCGTCGTGCGTGCTCAGCTAGCGGCCAAGACGGTGGGATTGCCGACCGATGCGCCGGATGCGGCCAACAAGACCCTGACGAGCACACTGGATGTCGGCAGCGAGGCCTTGGGTCTCAGTCTTCAAACCGTTTCCCGGACTGCCTTTACGGGCAATTTCAACCCTTCGCAAGCCAGCCTCACGCTGGCCAGCAATGACCTGTTTGGCACGGGGTTCGGCCTGGGTCTGGGCCTGAATGCCGGCAGTGTGGTCGGTACCCGTCTCAGCAACGGTCAGCCGTTTCAGTTCAGTGGCCGGAATCTGATGCAAGGCCTGGCAGGAGCCGATTATGCCAGCTACGGAGCGACGCTGCGGATCCCTGGCTTCTCGATCTTCCCTCACCTGACGCTGGCGGCCCAGCAGACAGGCGGCCCCAATCTCGAACGCACGCTGGGCTCGGGGCTGACGCTGCAAACCGAAATCCAGATCGCCCAGTTGCCGCGTATCCAGGTGGAGTATTCCTCCGGCAAGTTCGACCCCGGCACTGACAACGGCCTGCTCAACAACGCCGCCCTCGTGTCCCACGAACTGCTCGCCGCCCAGATGCTCGTGCCCTTCTGA
- a CDS encoding thiolase family protein: MSRALYLVDGARTPFGTYMGELRHLSAADLAIAATREALSRARVAPDAFDAVVLGNVMQAERESYYLAKYVGLQVGMAETITGLTVNRLCGSGMQAVVSACQAMRLEESELALVGGTECMSRAPFILRGAREGLRGDQTLEDPLLGPHSVFVDPACGLIMGETAEVLGDEYGISREAMDTFALRSQEAARQAIERGRLAREIVPVEIPGKGGPKLVSRDEHPRETSLEKLATLKPAFRKGGHVTPGNASGINDGACSLVLATEERVAALNLTPKARVVSWSVAGVSGRRMGIGPAPAIQVALQRAGLTLADMSVIEVNEAFAAQYLAVEKELGLDRDKVNPNGGAIALGHPIGASGARILLSLMYELEERQARYGVASACIGGGQGIAMVLERVS, encoded by the coding sequence GTGAGTCGCGCCCTGTACCTGGTCGACGGTGCCCGAACCCCTTTCGGGACCTACATGGGAGAACTTCGCCACCTGTCCGCCGCGGATCTGGCGATCGCCGCGACCCGCGAGGCCCTGTCCCGGGCCCGCGTCGCGCCCGATGCGTTCGACGCGGTGGTGCTCGGCAATGTCATGCAAGCCGAACGGGAAAGTTACTACCTGGCCAAGTACGTGGGCCTGCAAGTGGGCATGGCGGAGACCATCACCGGCCTGACCGTCAATCGGCTATGCGGCTCCGGCATGCAGGCGGTCGTGAGCGCGTGTCAGGCGATGCGTCTGGAGGAAAGTGAACTGGCTCTGGTGGGCGGCACCGAGTGTATGAGCCGGGCCCCCTTTATCCTGCGAGGGGCCCGCGAAGGCCTGCGCGGCGACCAGACCCTGGAAGACCCCCTGCTCGGGCCCCACTCCGTGTTCGTCGACCCCGCCTGTGGGCTGATCATGGGAGAAACGGCCGAGGTGCTGGGCGACGAGTACGGAATTTCCCGCGAGGCCATGGACACCTTTGCGTTGCGCTCGCAGGAAGCTGCGCGGCAGGCCATCGAACGGGGGCGTCTGGCCCGAGAGATCGTGCCGGTCGAGATTCCCGGCAAGGGAGGCCCCAAGCTCGTGTCCCGTGACGAGCATCCGCGAGAGACCTCGCTCGAGAAACTGGCAACCCTCAAACCGGCCTTTCGCAAGGGGGGACATGTCACCCCGGGCAACGCCTCCGGCATCAACGACGGGGCCTGTTCCCTGGTCCTGGCCACGGAAGAACGCGTCGCGGCCCTCAACCTCACCCCCAAGGCGCGCGTCGTGTCCTGGTCCGTGGCCGGGGTTTCGGGTCGCCGTATGGGCATCGGGCCCGCGCCCGCCATCCAGGTGGCCCTGCAGCGCGCTGGCTTGACCCTGGCCGACATGAGCGTGATCGAGGTCAACGAGGCCTTCGCGGCCCAGTATCTGGCAGTGGAGAAGGAACTCGGTCTCGACCGGGACAAGGTCAACCCGAACGGCGGGGCGATCGCCTTGGGGCACCCGATCGGCGCCTCGGGCGCCCGCATCCTGCTCTCCCTGATGTATGAGCTCGAGGAACGGCAAGCCCGCTATGGCGTGGCTTCCGCCTGCATCGGCGGCGGCCAGGGCATCGCCATGGTGCTGGAACGCGTCTCCTAG
- a CDS encoding phage holin family protein produces MLASWTAATLAFFIAAYLVPGFTVSGLVPAMIGALVLGFANAVIRPIIVLFSIPLTFLTLGLFLFVINGAMLWLVTLVVPGVAVAHFGWAILAAAVIAVVNSFFGLFLG; encoded by the coding sequence ATGCTGGCTTCCTGGACCGCCGCGACCCTGGCCTTTTTCATCGCCGCTTACCTGGTCCCTGGCTTTACCGTCAGTGGCCTGGTGCCCGCGATGATCGGCGCGCTCGTGCTGGGCTTCGCCAATGCCGTGATCCGACCGATCATCGTGCTCTTCTCGATTCCCCTGACGTTCCTGACGCTGGGCCTGTTCCTGTTCGTGATCAACGGGGCCATGCTCTGGCTGGTGACCCTGGTGGTGCCCGGCGTCGCGGTCGCCCATTTCGGCTGGGCCATCCTGGCCGCCGCGGTGATCGCGGTCGTCAACTCGTTTTTCGGCCTGTTCCTGGGCTAG
- a CDS encoding acetyl-CoA carboxylase carboxyltransferase subunit alpha, whose protein sequence is MAKRFELEFERPLVELEDKIAQFKRMAEENGINLDGEVARLQERASELRRGIFDNLTPAQRIQIARHPRRPTTLDYIGAIAEDFVELRGDRQGVDDMALVGGIGRFMGRSVVFVGHQKGRDTKDNIARNFGMPQPEGYRKAIRLMRHAARFRMPLIAFIDTPGAYPGIAAEEHNQGGAIAHSIYEMAQLPVPCVAVVLGEGGSGGALALGVADRVLIMEHAYYSVISPEGCAAILWKDAAKASEAASAMKISAQDLKRLSIVDEVITEPVGGAHQDSVEAARRLGEAIRRHLSTIVDQPEDVLLASRYARFRALGRFQEG, encoded by the coding sequence ATGGCTAAGCGTTTCGAGCTGGAGTTCGAACGCCCGCTGGTCGAACTCGAAGACAAGATCGCGCAGTTCAAGCGCATGGCCGAGGAAAACGGCATCAACCTGGACGGCGAGGTGGCGCGGCTACAGGAACGGGCCAGCGAACTTCGGCGGGGCATCTTCGACAACCTGACGCCCGCCCAACGCATTCAGATCGCCCGTCATCCGCGACGCCCCACCACCCTCGATTACATCGGCGCGATCGCCGAGGACTTCGTGGAATTGCGTGGCGATCGGCAAGGCGTCGATGACATGGCCCTGGTCGGGGGGATTGGACGCTTCATGGGGCGCTCGGTGGTGTTCGTCGGCCATCAGAAGGGCCGCGACACCAAGGACAACATCGCCCGCAACTTCGGCATGCCTCAGCCTGAGGGGTACCGCAAGGCGATCCGGTTGATGCGTCACGCGGCGCGCTTCCGGATGCCGCTGATTGCCTTCATCGACACCCCCGGCGCCTATCCCGGGATTGCCGCGGAGGAACACAACCAGGGCGGGGCGATCGCCCATTCGATCTACGAAATGGCCCAACTGCCGGTGCCGTGCGTCGCGGTGGTGCTGGGCGAGGGGGGCAGCGGGGGCGCTTTGGCGCTGGGCGTGGCCGACCGGGTCCTGATCATGGAGCACGCGTACTACTCGGTGATCAGCCCCGAGGGCTGCGCTGCGATTCTCTGGAAAGACGCCGCCAAGGCCTCCGAGGCGGCCAGTGCCATGAAGATCTCGGCGCAGGACCTCAAGCGACTATCAATCGTCGACGAAGTCATTACGGAGCCCGTCGGCGGGGCCCACCAAGACTCGGTCGAAGCGGCGCGACGGCTGGGTGAGGCCATCCGGCGCCACCTGAGCACGATTGTCGACCAGCCGGAAGATGTGCTGCTGGCGTCGCGCTACGCGCGTTTCAGGGCCCTGGGTCGGTTTCAAGAGGGTTGA
- the pfkA gene encoding 6-phosphofructokinase produces MKRLAVLTSGGDAPGMNAAIRSVVRKALHAGCEVWGIEYGYNGLLKGQMRLMEYHDVGNILQRGGTMLKTARSTQFPTPEGQEMAIRELERRSIEGLVVIGGDGSFRGAQLLGKKGIAIVGVPGTIDNDIYGTDYTIGFDTAVNTVLDAINKIRDTASSHKRIVIIEVMGRDSGWIALSSGLAGGAEFVIVPEIPHDLDFVSDKIIRGMNQGKEHSIVIVAEGAAHGFDVGERLRISTGYDTRVTVLGHIQRGGSPSAFDRLLATRLGAAAVDVLLGGTSNVMVGLSGNEVSVQNLDDVIGQKRGLDVGLYELEAILASRATGG; encoded by the coding sequence ATGAAACGCCTTGCGGTCCTGACAAGCGGTGGGGATGCCCCCGGCATGAATGCGGCCATCCGATCGGTGGTTCGCAAGGCGCTGCACGCCGGTTGCGAAGTGTGGGGCATCGAATATGGCTACAACGGGCTCCTGAAAGGCCAGATGCGACTGATGGAGTATCACGATGTAGGCAACATCCTGCAGCGTGGGGGCACCATGCTGAAGACCGCACGGTCCACCCAATTTCCCACCCCCGAAGGTCAGGAGATGGCCATCCGCGAGTTGGAGCGTCGGAGTATCGAAGGGCTCGTCGTCATTGGTGGCGACGGTTCTTTCCGAGGCGCCCAGTTGCTGGGTAAGAAAGGTATCGCCATCGTGGGCGTGCCGGGCACCATCGACAACGACATCTACGGCACGGACTACACGATTGGCTTCGATACGGCTGTCAACACCGTGCTTGACGCCATCAACAAGATTCGCGACACCGCCAGCAGTCACAAGCGCATCGTCATCATCGAGGTGATGGGGCGTGACAGCGGCTGGATTGCGCTGTCCAGCGGGCTGGCCGGTGGTGCCGAGTTCGTGATCGTGCCGGAAATTCCGCATGATCTGGACTTCGTCTCCGACAAGATCATTCGCGGCATGAACCAGGGCAAGGAGCACTCCATCGTGATCGTGGCCGAGGGCGCTGCCCACGGCTTCGACGTGGGCGAACGCCTGCGCATCAGCACGGGATACGACACCCGCGTCACGGTCTTGGGACACATTCAGCGCGGCGGCAGCCCGTCGGCCTTCGACCGTCTGCTGGCCACGCGCCTGGGGGCTGCGGCCGTGGACGTGCTGCTCGGTGGCACCTCCAACGTGATGGTTGGCCTCTCGGGGAATGAGGTGTCCGTTCAGAACCTGGATGACGTGATCGGTCAGAAACGGGGGTTGGACGTGGGGCTCTACGAACTGGAGGCCATCCTCGCCAGCCGCGCCACGGGCGGCTGA
- a CDS encoding electron transfer flavoprotein-ubiquinone oxidoreductase, whose translation MTIAREQNPVDVLFVGAGPASLAGAIHLARLVKAHNAKNPAAKLDDPMIAVLEKSAEVGYHGFSGAVMDPKSLRKLFPDFDAAGVPVESPVTEDEVWFMTASRKLKLPITPPPLQNHGNFVVSLQKLVAWLAQKAEEEGVTVAPGYPAAELLYDDQDRVTGVRTTDQGLDHHGQPKGNFQPGMDFLARCVVLGEGTRGTLTKALIQKKQLDAGKNPQVWACGVKELWKVKPEKFKKGRVIHTMGFPLKADEFGGGFIYHLDHNLVYVGQVGGLDTHDPTFDPHLQLQRLKTHPAIAELLDGAELVRYGAKTIPEGGYWSIPRLYDDGVVLVGDSGSLLNPMRLKGIHTAIESGIQAAETIFEGLLAQAGQDPAPMPASLLAGYEQRILNGEVGKELYAARNFHQSFEDGLYPAMFFHIPLQMVTGGRGLHDRYAAVPGYRRMRKLKDKFPDGRKPQSDFKPDGKLTFSKLDDVYRSGTKHEENQPPHLRIADWNICNTRCKEEYGNPCQHFCPAAVYEMVDLKGNGQTELKLNPSNCVHCKTCDIADPYQLITWVAPEGGGGPVYVGM comes from the coding sequence ATGACCATCGCGCGCGAGCAAAATCCAGTCGACGTCCTGTTCGTCGGCGCCGGTCCGGCCAGCCTGGCCGGGGCGATCCACCTGGCGCGTCTGGTCAAGGCCCACAACGCCAAGAATCCTGCCGCAAAGCTGGACGATCCCATGATCGCGGTGCTCGAAAAGAGCGCCGAGGTGGGGTATCACGGATTCTCCGGCGCGGTCATGGACCCCAAGAGCCTGCGCAAGCTCTTCCCGGATTTCGACGCCGCCGGCGTGCCGGTCGAGAGCCCCGTCACCGAGGACGAAGTCTGGTTCATGACGGCCAGCCGCAAGCTCAAGCTGCCGATCACGCCGCCACCACTGCAAAACCACGGAAACTTCGTCGTTTCGCTGCAGAAACTGGTGGCCTGGCTGGCGCAGAAAGCGGAAGAAGAAGGCGTGACGGTCGCACCTGGTTACCCGGCCGCTGAGCTGCTTTACGATGACCAGGACCGCGTGACCGGGGTGCGCACGACGGACCAGGGGCTCGACCACCACGGTCAACCCAAAGGAAACTTCCAGCCGGGCATGGACTTCCTGGCCCGCTGCGTGGTGCTGGGCGAGGGCACGCGCGGCACGCTGACCAAGGCGCTGATTCAGAAGAAGCAACTCGACGCCGGCAAGAACCCCCAGGTCTGGGCTTGCGGCGTCAAGGAACTCTGGAAGGTCAAGCCCGAGAAGTTCAAGAAGGGTCGCGTGATCCACACCATGGGCTTCCCCCTGAAAGCCGATGAATTCGGCGGCGGCTTCATCTACCACCTCGACCACAACCTGGTTTACGTGGGACAGGTCGGCGGGCTCGATACCCACGATCCGACCTTTGACCCACACCTGCAGCTGCAGCGCTTGAAAACCCACCCGGCGATCGCCGAACTGCTCGACGGCGCCGAACTGGTGCGATATGGCGCCAAGACCATCCCGGAGGGCGGCTACTGGTCGATTCCGAGACTGTATGACGACGGCGTGGTGCTGGTGGGTGATTCGGGCAGCCTGCTCAACCCGATGCGCCTGAAAGGCATTCACACGGCGATCGAATCCGGGATCCAAGCTGCTGAGACCATTTTCGAAGGCCTGCTGGCCCAAGCCGGGCAGGACCCTGCTCCCATGCCCGCCAGCCTGCTGGCCGGTTACGAGCAGCGCATCCTCAATGGCGAGGTCGGCAAGGAACTCTACGCCGCCCGCAACTTCCACCAATCGTTCGAAGACGGCCTCTACCCGGCCATGTTCTTCCATATTCCCCTGCAGATGGTGACCGGTGGGCGTGGCTTGCACGATCGCTACGCCGCGGTGCCTGGCTACCGCCGCATGCGCAAGCTGAAGGACAAGTTTCCTGATGGCCGCAAGCCCCAGAGTGACTTCAAGCCCGACGGCAAGCTGACCTTCTCGAAACTGGATGATGTCTACCGCAGCGGCACCAAGCACGAGGAAAACCAGCCCCCTCACCTGCGCATCGCCGATTGGAACATCTGCAACACCCGCTGCAAAGAGGAATACGGCAATCCCTGCCAGCACTTCTGCCCCGCCGCCGTCTACGAGATGGTCGACCTCAAGGGTAACGGGCAGACCGAGTTGAAACTCAACCCGAGCAACTGTGTCCACTGCAAGACCTGCGACATCGCAGACCCCTACCAGCTGATCACCTGGGTCGCGCCGGAAGGGGGCGGTGGCCCGGTCTACGTGGGCATGTAG